The Hordeum vulgare subsp. vulgare chromosome 7H, MorexV3_pseudomolecules_assembly, whole genome shotgun sequence DNA window tgtcatgcatggcaataaataagCTCATTTATAAGATACTAatcttatgatactatgcattgcgGAGGTAGTATCAAACAGTAGTATCGTATGCATGATACTAACTTATGATACTACCCACTGCGGGAGGTCTtatatcaccaacattaaataaGCACTTTTCCGTGCAAtgcttgttttttttctttccattttctaGTCTATATTTCAACGTATTGGCCCTTCAAACTCTCTGTGCATGCATGGTATATACTGCATCATAGACATTTCAAATAGTGCATTTGCTCTTCAAGAAATGGATGTGTGGTGCCCATAGGGACACTAAATCTGTATTTGTTTCCCAAAAAGGTGCACTAGTTATAACTTATAAGCCCTGTACAAACTGGTTTTCAGTTATTCTAGTCTAAGTAAATAGTGCAAATTTACAGTACAACTTGCATTGAGAGAAACAATTTAATGGAAATAAAATAGGCATACAAGGTAGATTCTTAGTTTTGAAGGGGCAATATGTGCTTCCGGTATTCTTATgtgattcataaccatggaaaactGATCTGTTAGAAGTATATAGATCAGTGAGAAACTGGGAATTATGAAATTTTAGAAATTCTGCTATGTATCTTCTGATTTGGTTCTGCTCAAGATTTCCTGTGATGAGCATGATTTCTAATTAATTTTGTGGTTATTTTCCAGTGGACTTTCAAGTATTTTTGTATTCGTACGAAGTGGGTAGTAGGTGCTGGGTAGTTACAATGGACAGCAAACTGACTGAATCCTGGGAGTTATAAAATCTAGGAACTGTACTGTGTGTCTTCAtacttcagatctgattttgtgcTGTTCTATCTTTCCATGATGTATATTGACTTTGTGATTATTTCCTATTTATTTTTGAGTATTTTTGTTCCTGCGAAGTGAGTATTGGGTGCTGGCTACCTAATTCCCAGTGATACGCAGATTTGTCTAAATGCTGTACACACTTGCTCCTTCCAGTTTATATGTGCAAATTAGAAATAGGCATCCTTTTTCTTGATAAGTCAAATTATACATGTCAAGTCGCAGAAAGATTGCTTAACTGTGACAATCTTTTATGTTTGTGTATTAAGTTGTTGGATATAGTTCTGTACTTTTTCTGAATAAAGAGAAGAGCTGTGGGGTGTTTGGCCCTGTAGGACACGGTAAAAGAATAATATAATTCTGTAGCCTGGGGAAGATTGATTTGAGTATGTTTCGACTGACTTGTTTCTGAATGACCCTTTGAACTTCTTGAACACTAGAATTGGTGCTTCCAGTTTTATATGTCCTCTTTTTAGGTCAAGTTTGTTACATGTACCCGTGGAAGATTAGTTGAAGCTTCAAGATTACATTGGTTTCGTGTGTTTATGAATTTGGTTGATTTCTATAGTCAGGGGAATAAACGGTGTGAGCATGCCCGTTGCTGTCTTATTCGTATTTAAGGCACTAATCCCAAGGTCCTTTGTTTGGTCTCTTTTAATTCATGGCTGCACTTGTCGCTGATTTCAGGGTTGGTTACGGCAGTTGACAATTAGTTTCTCAGCCTGAAATATAGTTTCATGATTGATCACTGATGGATTAGAGTTTATTTAGCTTAAAATCTGGTTGGCTGCATGGCTGCCAGCTGAACATTGCATAGGCCTTTTATGGCTGGACTGCTTATGGGTATGGGTGATTTTGCATGTATGTGCTATATTGTCTGAAAAATTACCTTGTCTGACTAAAATTTCTGGTGATATGGCAGGTCTGGAAACTGTACAAGTCTGGTGGCGTACGTTATGATGTGGTTTGGAGTCGAGGGGAGCTCATGTGGTGAGTCGAGTGTTCTTTTTTACCTGAGGGGATGGATGTTGAGTGCTTAGTTTGTAGAGAGGTAGCCTCAAtgaagaattgtacaaaagagaTACTCAATGTACAGCTTTTTGGGCAAAACTTTGAAAAGGGCAGTTGATGTACAGTCGATAATATGTTGTTATGCGTAGTGGGTAGTCCTTGGCGCAAGCTAGGGATGATGATAGATGTGATTCCTTATTTTGTTGGACAAAATGGAAGAAAGAACTGTTGTGATGGTGAGTTGAAACATGGAAGGGTGGCGTAGCTCATGTTCTCCTGTGATGGGTTCATCTCTCTGGAAAAGAGAGGCATGCATGAGATGTTCTTATTAACTGTGCGGGGATGATGTTCTCGGTTAGGGTACGAGAAATTTGACCCTGGTGGTTATTGTAAGCAGGATGTGTGGAGGTGGATATATATTCAGTGAAgtgtttgttgtttgttgttgagaTGGGGACAGTGACCGGCAACAGCAGAGTAGTAGCTGATGCTTGGGCCGTTTGCCTGCATCTTCATCTGCATAGTTACATATAGCGAATGGAAGGGGCATTCAGGTGAAGGCTGAATAATCTATCTGCATGCTGCGCTGTGAGGAGTACGTACTATAATCAGTGCTTTCAAGGTAATCTTGTGCTGAATGCATGCCGTGTATCAACCAAATTCAATTTAGGATTTAGTTTGGGTGGGACGGCCGCATTCATGCCAGGCAGATAGATTAGGAAGGCGTGTTCTTGGCTGCAGATATCATCACAGAACCAAACCAAACCATCCATCCCAATGATTAGGGACCCTTACCTATTTCGGGCAGATACGTGCCATTAACAAGCCAGGCAATCGCACACGTATGCACACTTTTTTAGAAAGTTTTCTATACGAGGAAATAGATAAGAGTATACGATGTTAATACGCAtgcttttttctttcttgcagagagaagaaaagaagagattgCTTTTCCCTTTTCATAAAAAAGTTGGTGTTTTCCATACGAAGAGATAGAGTATGATACCGACAAGCACACCTTCTCTTATCTTGCCGGGAAGAAAAAATACATAAAGTATGTTATCAATACGCATACCTTTTCTTGTAGATAGATATAGAAGACAATAAATAAAAATTAAGTAGTACTAGTACTGTAGTAGAAAAAAAAAAGCCAAGAGAAAATCAGCAGCAGCCAGCAGCGTAGCAACAGCAGCCGGTCCGGTCAGGTCCGGGTCCGGTCCGGTCCGGTATATTCCTTTGCGTTTCCTCTCACCTAccagccctctctctctcccggtCACccaccctccccctccccctccccattccctctctctccccaccttccCTTCCGATTGTATTTGACAGACGCCCACGCAGAGAGCGAGACGCCCACGCACACAGAGACAGACAGACAGACAGAGAGAGGGCTCCTCCCAATTCCGCCCGCGGCCTCCGTCGATCGACCCACCCTTCCGTCCGGACTGGGATCGGAGCGGAGCGGAGCGGCAGCTCCTCCCTCCCCCCTGCCGCGGCGGCCACCGTGCGTGccactctccctccctccctcgcttTCCCCTCCCGTGCTCCGATTAATTTTCCGCCTGCTTCGGAGATTGCTTTGCTTCGCTTCGCTTGCTACGGATGCGGCGTGCGCGGCCGATCTCCCATCCTATACTAGTTCAAAATCTCCGTGCTAGGTTTTGCGCTTCCCAATCGATCCGAACCCCCCACCTTGTTAGACGAGTGCGACGGGTGCTGCGATCCGTATCTCCTTCCTTGTTAGGCACgcccattttattttttttgatctGCGAGGCGAAGGCCGCCTCCTCTGCTAGCATTTCGTGCCCCGTCCTGGATCGCCTTGCTCCGGCTTCTTAATTCCCTCATTATCGATTGGTTAGGGCTGCCGTCCACGAATTTACTTTCCGTGCTCGCCTTCTCCTCTTCCGGCCGCACGGATTGATTGCTTGCTTGGTTGATTGATTGATTGCTTGCTCCTCGTGATTCACGCGCAGTGCTACTTTTGCTTACCGCATCGCTGACAGGCAGATGCTGGATTGGATTTCCTGCTGCTGCCGGTTTTCCTAGCAGTAGTAGTACTAGCTTAACTTTCTCAGCTTCATATCTGGGAACTTCGTCTGTTTGTTTATTATTTTTGTATCAGCAAACCCATTATGCCTTCGCCCTCTCGGAAGCGTTTTTAAAGTTTGGTTAGGGTTTTAATATTGGGAGTTGGGATCGAACTAGCACTACTTGACTGCATGAATAAATCTTgggctgcaagttgttgtttgGTCAAACatgtactgaacctcgaaggtcaacATGCTACCGTCACCGGCGTTACAATATGTGGCGCCGTTTGATCTGCTTCGCTCTCTGTGAAATCATGCCTGATGTATGTGCAACATCACCCGTCTTCTGCATTGCCTTCTCTTCTACTTTTGCCGTCCCTATCGAAACATCGTCTAGCTTTGCCACAAGTCCAGTCAAAGGATTTGACACATTAGCGCACGCTTGTAGTCGTTGGGTCACACTTGTAACCGTCGTTTCGACtatgtatgtataataaattgtccaCAAAACATGCTGTTTGACTTATGTATGGCTGGATGGTATTTCTCGGGTATAAAAACGAGGGCCTTTTCTCTTACGGATCACTACACATTCTTTCGAGGTTCTGATGTGTTTCACCTATGTCTAGCAGGACTGATGCAAAATGGTAACTGTGCATGGATTTGCCAATGGTACTAGTGATGGCACTGCCAACAGGAAGATTAAGCGCCTCTTTAACTCATCAGAGAGGAAGAACCCCACCAATTTCCAATTTGTATGTGCCAAATATATATATGCAAATTATTTCCCCCTTTTCTCTTTCTTAGAAGCAGTAACATCTTTTTGTTGGTATAACATATAATGTTTTCTTTCCTACACATTTTCAGGAGCGTCATGTAGCTCGTCTTGAATCTAGACAGCAGCAGCAACCCAGGTATAGTTATGTTTTTTTTCTGTGTCCATATATTTCTCCTTTCTGAATTGGCAAAATATCTCCCTTCCTTAATATCGTTCTTTTCCAAGTTCAATTACAGCGGCATCTTTTTTGCAAGAATTTTGTCCTCCATCTGTTGTTTCTGAACTGCTACCAGAAAAGAGTTATTGTATGTTGCTTCTCGTAATTCTTTACTGCTTTGTCAGGCGGTGTATCTTCACGACGATCTTACCGATTGAGTTCTTCCACACCTCATCTGAACCTACATCTCCAGAAGATAGCCTTGACTCGGCATCCTCCCCGCCATCAATTATTTTCTTGCATTTTAGTGTGGCAGATGAACCTCTCAGAAAATATTCAGCTAATCAAAGGCTGCTGGCAGAGCGATCCACATCATCCAATAGCATGTCCAATTCAGGTTTCTCAGACAATACATCTACCAAGACAAGGGTGGATGCAAGGCATACTACAAGAAggaaaagcaaaaagaaaaacaagaagcaGAAGAAACACTTCAGAAAGCCAACTGATGGATCTGAAATTACATGTGCAGAGAGCAACAGCTCTACCCCTTCTGTTGATATGGTTGATTCTTGTGAAGGTTCGACACTTTCACCTAAGCATGTTGGTGATATACTGTTTGAGGAAAGCTTTTCTCCCAGTTCTTCGGTGAAAGAAGCCTCTGAAAAGGCTCCTGATAGTGAAAATGACAATGAGTACAATGGCTGTTCAGTTGCTTCTGTTTCAAGTGCGTCTTACTCTGATGAGACAGAACTGTCTAGACCAACTACATCAGGCCTGGAATTGTTTGGACAATGTAACAGCAGTGACTGCAGGTGCTTGGATGATGCTCCAAATTGTGAACTGATGGATTCATCTCAAGAGCTTCCTTATGCCAGCAGAAGTGGGAACTGTAGCGATACGGCCAAGACACCGTTCAGAAATGATTGTGGACATGATCCATGTGAAACAGCAGAATTTTGCAGCTCTGGTGATGGAGTTGATGATAGTTGGCTAGAGAATTCCAACAGCAGTAGTAGCTTTTGTTCTGAAAATGGTAGCAGAGGCAGTGATTTTCATCTAGTAATTTCGAGAAAGAGAGCTAGAAAAGAGAGGAAAATGTCAATGTGGAAGAGCTTTAATGGGGAGCATGCATCTGCTGTTGCGCATGGTCCAAATGAAAAATATACTGGCCGGTATTCTAGGCAGATGATTAAGGAACCCAACACTAAGGAGTGGTCACATAGACCAGATCATGTTGGTAGCATACAGCCTCAGCATGAGGTTGCGTTGAAACGCTCCATCAAGAATTTCACCCAGAGGAGGAGTAACGAAATTCCACTGAAGGACTTTGAATCAGGAGCAAGTCACAATCATTTTACAAGTCCAAAAGAAAACATCAATAGCAAACCAAATGGTGATTTTGACGAAGAGCAGAACATTGATTTAAACAAAAGGCTACCCAATGCTGTGTACTGCAGAGAGTCAAGTTCTTGTGAGATGTTATCAAATTCAGGTTCTGAACCTACAACTTCCGAGTCTGCGCAGGACAACTGTACTTCAGAATCTGGTGAATCAACAGATCATATTGTAGGAAATATTCCCATGCAGAAAACAGGATTACAAGGTTCATTCCAAGCCGATGATGCTACTGGGACAGGTTCTGGACTACCATCACCTGGTATGGCTGAATCTGCAGATCTTTTGCATACTTTTTTCCATTTCTTTCTAATGTCTAGATCTTATGATAAGATTTGACATACTACACCAAACAGACTTTCTAACACGCAACA harbors:
- the LOC123413182 gene encoding uncharacterized protein LOC123413182 — translated: MVTVHGFANGTSDGTANRKIKRLFNSSERKNPTNFQFERHVARLESRQQQQPRRCIFTTILPIEFFHTSSEPTSPEDSLDSASSPPSIIFLHFSVADEPLRKYSANQRLLAERSTSSNSMSNSGFSDNTSTKTRVDARHTTRRKSKKKNKKQKKHFRKPTDGSEITCAESNSSTPSVDMVDSCEGSTLSPKHVGDILFEESFSPSSSVKEASEKAPDSENDNEYNGCSVASVSSASYSDETELSRPTTSGLELFGQCNSSDCRCLDDAPNCELMDSSQELPYASRSGNCSDTAKTPFRNDCGHDPCETAEFCSSGDGVDDSWLENSNSSSSFCSENGSRGSDFHLVISRKRARKERKMSMWKSFNGEHASAVAHGPNEKYTGRYSRQMIKEPNTKEWSHRPDHVGSIQPQHEVALKRSIKNFTQRRSNEIPLKDFESGASHNHFTSPKENINSKPNGDFDEEQNIDLNKRLPNAVYCRESSSCEMLSNSGSEPTTSESAQDNCTSESGESTDHIVGNIPMQKTGLQGSFQADDATGTGSGLPSPDPNSTQTDSVIGCGLTPFLEGNHRLGKFSSSEMHLIEMIKVVNDAYEVQVAADAYMSAGYPITDLETFLYSATPVIGHVPCVKNRNCSQDQVFRNPAYQQYMSNINLRNIWEWYEEPGCYGLEVRDLDDLSSMTSHHKSSEFSAYFVPYLSAIQLFGWSTKNMDNGVDVQEGGLLGASNTTSVLSPQPVPAKLHKPFEQSNTSFSESSSSAHAHGELIFEYFETEQPSFRPPLFEKIKELSCLNVSGDSEKLQNVKLHDLHPASWYCVAWYPVYRVPHGNFRAAFLTYHSLGKLVPQICSPDFSGGQDTRIVCPAVGLQSYNDKGEQWFELRCRDSSKPSGAEVVEERLRTLKRGALAMARAVIPRGSEESSANHHPDYEFFLSRST